In the Limanda limanda chromosome 10, fLimLim1.1, whole genome shotgun sequence genome, one interval contains:
- the LOC133012110 gene encoding protocadherin beta-16-like has translation MLRQVLLFILALSLSSVFGQVSYSIPEEMEKGSLVCNVAQDLGVDMKRLKSGRARIHSGDSAEYIELNRERGVLVIKERIDRETLCGETTPCAVHLQMILENPMELFRITIEITDINDNAPSFASSEKRFEISESAVIGSKFVLEKAVDADIGEKGLQSYSLNPTNNFALKLENQADGSKKVEMVLQKPLDREEQEQISLLLTALDGGKPRMSGTIQIIVNVLDINDNAPVFTKSVYKATITENSPRGTSVITVSASDKDGGSNAVISYAISNSRRRISDLFQINRKTGEVILIGEIDYEKTKLFQIDIEAIDNGGLSDSSKIIIDVIDINDNSPQLKILSKSDTILEDSPDNTVIAMLSVNDPDSERNGEVKCNINDDIPFKIHNSMSGFYSLVSEVALDREAASQYNITVTCSDEGVPSLSSSVTLTLQISDVNDNAPVFERSSYEAYIVENNIPGLSVFTVKARDADWNQNARVSYILEDSSVNGVPVSSYVSVSADSGVIHAVRSFDYEQIKDFHFQVKAQDGGSPPLSSNVTVKILIQDQNDNPPQVLYPVQTGGSVVAELVPRSADVGYLVTKVVAVDVDSGQNAWLSYKLQKATDRALFEVGSQNGEIRTIRQVTDKDAVKQRLSVIVEDNGQPSRSATVVVNVAVADSFPEVLSEFTDFTHDKEYNDNLTFYLVLALAVVSFLFITCVVVIISVKIYRWRQSRVLYHSNLPVIPYYPPRYSDTLGTGTLQHVYNYEVCRTTDSRKSDCKFAGAGSQNVLIMDPSATGTMQRIQSEKSILDEPDSPLEVS, from the coding sequence ATGTTACGGCAAGTACTGTTGTTCATCTTGGCTCTGTCTCTATCCTCGGTGTTCGGGCAGGTCAGCTACTCCATTCCCGAGGAAATGGAGAAAGGTTCATTAGTTTGTAATGTCGCTCAGGATTTAGGTGTGGATATGAAACGGCTCAAATCAGGCAGAGCTCGTATTCATTCGGGAGACAGTGCAGAATACATCGagctaaacagagagaggggagtcCTCGTCATCAAAGAGAGAATAGACAGAGAGACGCTGTGCGGAGAGACGACGCCTTGTGCCGTACATCTGCAGATGATTCTGGAAAACCCGATGGAATTGTTCCGCATAACGATTGAAATCACAGACATAAACGACAACGCTCCCAGCTTTGCATCGAGCGAGAAACGATTTGAAATCAGCGAGTCGGCCGTTATCGGGTCTAAATTCGTGCTGGAGAAAGCCGTCGACGCTGATATAGGTGAAAAAGGTCTCCAAAGCTATTCGCTTAATCCAACCAACAATTTCGCATTGAAACTAGAGAATCAAGCAGACGGGAGTAAAAAGGTAGAGATGGTGCTACAGAAGCCACTCGAccgagaggagcaggagcagataTCACTGCTATTAACGGCTCTAGATGGTGGAAAGCCGCGTATGTCTGGAACAATTCAGATAATTGTGAACGTGTTAGATATAAACGACAACGCACCAGTCTTTACTAAGTCTGTATACAAGGCCACTATAACCGAGAATTCACCGCGAGGCACCAGTGTCATTACTGTCAGTGCATCTGACAAAGACGGGGGCTCAAATGCAGTAATTTCATACGCCATTTCAAATAGCAGGCGTCGTATATCTGATTTGTTTCAGATTAATAGAAAAACCGGAGAGGTCATTTTGATCGGTGAAATTGATTATGAAAAGACCAAGCTCTTCCAAATTGATATAGAGGCTATAGATAACGGTGGACTCTCTGATTCCAGTAAGATCATAATTGATGTTATTGATATCAATGACAACAGCCCTCAGTTAAAAATACTGTCTAAATCAGACACCATTTTAGAGGATTCTCCTGACAATACTGTCATCGCTATGCTGAGCGTGAATGACCCTGATTCTGAGAGGAACGGAGAGGTGAAGTGTAATATTAATGATGACATTCCTTTTAAAATACATAACTCAATGAGTGGATTTTATAGTTTAGTCTCGGAGGTAGCTTTGGATAGAGAGGCCGCGTCCCAATATAATATCACAGTGACCTGCTCTGATGAGGGCGTGCCCTCCCTCTCCAGCAGCGTCACGCTCACCTTACAGATCTCTGACGTGAATGACAACGCGCCTGTCTTTGAGAGGAGCTCATATGAGGCCTATATTGTAGAAAACAACATACCAGGTCTCTCTGTATTCACAGTGAAAGCCAGAGACGCTGACTGGAACCAGAATGCCCGTGTTTCTTACATACTGGAGGACTCCTCTGTTAACGGAGTGCCAGTCTCCTCATATGTGTCCGTTAGTGCTGATAGTGGAGTCATCCATGCAGTGCGCTCTTTTGACTACGAGCAGATCAAAGATTTTCACTTCCAAGTCAAAGCTCAGGATGGAGGCTCTCCTCCACTCAGTAGTAACGTGACTGTGAAAATACTGATCCAGGACCAGAACGACAATCCCCCTCAGGTTCTGTATCCAGTCCAGACTGGTGGCTCAGTGGTGGCTGAACTGGTGCCTCGTTCAGCAGATGTGGGCTATCTGGTCACTAAAGTGGTGGCTGTGGATGTGGACTCTGGACAGAATGCCTGGCTCTCCTATAAACTGCAGAAAGCCACAGACAGGGCGCTGTTTGAAGTGGGCTCACAGAATGGAGAAATAAGAACAATCCGCCAAGTCACTGATAAAGACGCAGTGAAACAAAGACTGAGTGTTATAGTGGAGGACAACGGGCAGCCCTCTCGTTCAGCTACAGTCGTTGTTAACGTGGCGGTGGCGGACAGCTTCCCGGAAGTGCTGTCGGAGTTCACTGACTTTACGCACGACAAGGAGTACAACGACAACCTGACTTTTTACTTAGTGTTGGCTCTGGCTgtagtttccttcctcttcatcacgtgtGTAGTGGTTATTATCTCAGTGAAAATCTACAGATGGAGACAGTCTCGTGTCCTGTATCACTCCAACCTCCCTGTGATTCCATATTATCCACCACGTTACTCAGACACTTTGGGGACCGGGACTCTCCAACACGTGTACAATTACGAGGTGTGCAGGACGACTGACTCCAGAAAGAGTGACTGTAAGTTCGCCGGAGCTG
- the LOC133012169 gene encoding protocadherin gamma-A2-like, whose translation MSSRTMRRQVLWFFLVLYVSSGLGQVTYSIPEEMPSGSLVGNIAQDLGLDVKRLKSGKARVYTGDSAGYIQLNKERGVLLVKDRIDREAICRQTTPCALHFQIILENPMEFYSVTVEITDINDNPPTFEKNEVSFKISESAIIGAKFVLDRAIDLDVGKNGLQKYELKPTDNFVLKRDSHGDGTEKAEMILQKPLDREKEELVSLVLTAFDGGDPQMSGTIRIFITVLDANDNAPVFSPSTYTANVFENAPEGTAVTSVTATDADHGTNGRIKYSITNSLDQAHALFQINEDSGEIRLIGNIDYETARNYHINIRASDDGGLTDSCKVIVEVVDMNDNKPTINIMSKSNVISEHSKPKTVVAMMNIQDPDSNENGKVNCFINDNTPLTIMSTSNNFYSLLTDSELDRERSSEYNITVTCSDEGVPSLSSSVTLTLQISDVNDNVPVFERSSYEAYIVENNTPGLSVFTVKARDADWNQNARVSYILEDSSVNGVPVSSYVSVSADSGVIHAVRSFDYEQIKDFHFRVKAQDGGSPPLSSNVTVKILIQDQNDNPPQVLYPVQTGGSLVAELVPRSADVGYLVTKVVAVDVDSGQNAWLSYKLQKATDRALFEVGSQNGEIRTIRQVTDKDAVKQRLSVIVEDNGQPSRSATVVVNVAVADSFPEVLSEFTDFTHDKEYKDNLTFYLVLALAVVSFLFITCVVVIISVKIYRWRQSRVLYHSNLPVIPYYPPRYSDTLGTGTLQHVYNYEVCRTTDSRKSDCKFGGAGSQNVLIMDPSATGTMQRIQSEKSILDEPDSPLEVRLQSLY comes from the coding sequence ATGTCGAGCAGAACAATGAGACGGCAAGTACTGTGGTTTTTCCTGGTCCTTTATGTCAGTTCAGGACTCGGCCAAGTCACCTACTCCATCCCTGAGGAAATGCCGAGTGGCTCTTTAGTCGGTAATATAGCTCAGGATTTGGGTTTAGATGTGAAACGACTGAAATCGGGTAAAGCTCGTGTTTATACGGGGGACAGTGCGGGGTACATCCAGCTGAATAAGGAACGAGGAGTCCTCCTGGTCAAAGACAGAATCGACAGAGAAGCGATTTGCAGACAAACGACGCCCTGTGCTTTACATTTTCAGATTATTTTAGAGAACCCGATGGAGTTCTACAGCGTCACTGTCGAAATAACAGACATAAATGATAATCCGcccacatttgaaaaaaacgaAGTAAGTTTCAAGATCAGCGAATCTGCTATTATTGGAGCTAAATTTGTTTTAGATAGAGCAATAGATCTTGATGTCGGCAAAAATGGTCTTCAGAAATACGAGCTTAAGCCTACAGATAATTTTGTTCTTAAACGGGACAGTCATGGTGACGGAACAGAAAAGGCTGAAATGATTTTACAGAAGCCTCTcgacagagaaaaggaggagtTGGTGTCTTTGGTTTTAACAGCATTTGATGGAGGAGACCCGCAGATGTCGGGAACAATTCGCATTTTCATCACAGTGTTAGATGCAAATGATAATGCACCTGTTTTTTCGCCATCCACCTACACAGCCAATGTTTTTGAAAATGCCCCAGAAGGGACAGCTGTCACCAGCGTGACTGCAACAGATGCAGATCACGGTACAAATGGTCGGATAAAATATTCAATCACCAACAGTTTAGATCAGGCTCATGCATTGTTCCAGATAAACGAAGACAGTGGTGAAATTAGGTTGATTGGAAATATCGATTATGAAACGGCGCGGAATTACCATATTAACATACGTGCAAGTGATGATGGTGGACTAACAGATTCATGTAAAGTCATTGTTGAAGTAGTGGATATGAACGACAACAAACCGACTATTAATATAATGTCGAAGTCAAATGTGATATCTGAACACTCTAAACCGAAAACTGTTGTAGCGATGATGAACATTCAAGACCCGGATTCAAATGAAAACGGAAAAGTTAACTGTTTTATCAACGATAACACTCCATTGACCATAATGTCGACATCAAATAATTTCTATAGCCTACTAACAGACAGTGaattagacagagagagatcaTCTGAGTATAATATCACAGTGACGTGCTCTGATGAGGGCGTGCCCTCCCTCTCCAGCAGCGTCACTCTCACCTTACAGATCTCTGACGTGAATGACAACGTGCCTGTCTTTGAGAGGAGCTCATATGAGGCCTACATTGTAGAAAACAATACACCAGGTCTCTCTGTATTCACAGTGAAAGCCAGAGACGCGGACTGGAACCAGAATGCCCGTGTTTCTTACATACTGGAGGACTCCTCTGTTAACGGAGTGCCAGTCTCCTCGTATGTGTCCGTTAGTGCTGATAGTGGAGTCATCCATGCAGTGCGCTCTTTTGACTACGAGCAGATCAAAGATTTTCACTTCCGAGTCAAAGCTCAGGATGGAGGCTCTCCTCCACTCAGTAGTAACGTGACTGTGAAAATACTGATCCAGGACCAGAACGACAACCCCCCTCAGGTTCTGTACCCAGTCCAGACTGGTGGCTCTCTGGTGGCTGAACTGGTGCCTCGTTCAGCAGATGTGGGCTATCTGGTCACTAAAGTGGTGGCTGTGGATGTGGACTCTGGACAGAATGCCTGGCTCTCCTATAAACTGCAGAAAGCCACAGACAGGGCGCTGTTTGAAGTGGGCTCACAGAATGGAGAAATAAGAACTATCCGCCAAGTCACTGATAAAGACGCAGTGAAACAAAGACTGAGTGTTATAGTGGAGGACAACGGGCAGCCCTCTCGTTCAGCTACAGTCGTTGTTAACGTGGCGGTGGCGGACAGCTTCCCGGAAGTGCTGTCGGAGTTCACTGACTTTACGCACGACAAGGAGTACAAAGACAACCTGACTTTTTACTTAGTGCTGGCTCTGGCTgtagtttccttcctcttcatcacgtgtGTAGTGGTTATTATCTCAGTGAAAATCTACAGATGGAGACAGTCTCGCGTCCTGTATCACTCCAACCTCCCTGTGATTCCATATTATCCACCACGTTACTCAGACACTTTGGGGACAGGGACCCTCCAACACGTGTACAATTACGAGGTGTGCAGGACGACTGACTCCAGAAAGAGTGACTGTAAGTTCGGCGGAGCTGGTAGTCAGAACGTGCTGATAATGGACCCCAGTGCTACAGGGACGATGCAGCGGATACAGAGTGAAAAGAGCATCCTGGATGAACCAGACTCTCCTCTAGAGGTTAGACTGCAAAGTTTATACTGA